GGCGCATGCTCAGGAACAAGTTCGACGAGATCCTCGCCGTGGAGACGCCCGCGGACGCGGAGACGGTGCTCGCGTCGCGCCCGGTGACCCACGTCGTGTGCGATCACTGCCTCGGGCCTGGCCAGCCGGAGGGGCTCGCGATCGCGGGCGCGTGGCGGTCGGCGTACCCGTCGATCCGCAGGCTGGTCATCCTGACCGGGGTCAACCTGAAGAGCCTCTCCCCCGCCCCCGGGGTCGACCTCCTCCTGCCCAAGACGATCGACCCGGCCGACCTCGCGTCACGGCTCGTCGGCTGAGCCGCGGGGCCGGGAACCGGCCCCCTACAAGAGCGGCTGCACCTGCTCCGCCGTAATCGGGACGGACACGCCGCGGCCGAGGAACTCGACCTCGACGACGAGCCGCGGCTTCCTGTCCGCGGTCACGTGCAGCACCCCGACCGCGCCCCGGAAGCTCCCGTCGACGACCGTGACCCGCTGCCCCTCGCGGACGAGCGGGTGCGGGCGCGCGGCGCCGTCGCCCTCCTCGACCAGGATGCGCAGGCTGCGGATCGTCTCGTCCGGGACCGCCGTCGGCGCGTCGCCGAAGCCGACGAGACGCACGACGCCGGGCGCGCGCAGCACGGCGATGCGCTGCCCGCTCGCGAGATCGAGGCGCACGAAGACGTACCCGGTGAACAGCGGGCGGGAGAGCACGACGCGGCGATCCGCGCG
The Pseudomonadota bacterium DNA segment above includes these coding regions:
- a CDS encoding UpxY family transcription antiterminator; this encodes MPAAWYAAHVRSNQERVTAELLEARGVEHFLPTYRVASKRADRRVVLSRPLFTGYVFVRLDLASGQRIAVLRAPGVVRLVGFGDAPTAVPDETIRSLRILVEEGDGAARPHPLVREGQRVTVVDGSFRGAVGVLHVTADRKPRLVVEVEFLGRGVSVPITAEQVQPLL